A window of Cytophagia bacterium CHB2 contains these coding sequences:
- a CDS encoding MBL fold metallo-hydrolase yields the protein MKRTTLFSAIFCSASLILELHFYSLRNKNMSKSILVLTLILFVCALSTNAFGQGVVVNESQADETFRVTLIGTGVPPVDPNRMGSAVLVEAGKHKLLFDVGRGASINIKRHGLNLASVTRVFLTHLHGDHVTGLPDFWLSSYHRNNGKRAEPLPITGPVGVAYMVSNLEVAYRDVMKSWLSYAKPGFDVTEISAEGAVFEEDDLRVTAFKVNHGTDPAYGYKIDYKGRSTVISGDTGYSENLIQYSKGTDLLIHGIFDFEPTDSNEITISKATLERLKVVHTVPEDAAKVFNAVAPKMAVAYHLSPALDSERLNKKITGIYSGVFIIGEDLMTFEIGDGVRLVQGAQ from the coding sequence ATGAAAAGAACGACTCTCTTTTCGGCTATTTTCTGCTCTGCTTCGCTTATTCTGGAGTTACACTTTTACTCTTTGAGGAATAAGAATATGTCAAAATCCATTCTAGTTCTTACTCTCATCCTTTTCGTTTGTGCACTAAGTACCAACGCTTTTGGTCAAGGAGTAGTCGTTAATGAATCCCAAGCGGATGAGACTTTTCGCGTTACACTAATTGGAACGGGAGTCCCCCCTGTGGATCCCAATAGAATGGGTTCTGCTGTTTTGGTCGAAGCGGGAAAACATAAGCTCTTATTCGATGTAGGCAGGGGAGCCAGTATCAATATTAAAAGACATGGACTAAATCTTGCGTCTGTTACCAGGGTGTTTTTGACTCACCTGCATGGAGATCATGTCACCGGATTGCCTGATTTTTGGTTGTCGAGCTACCATCGTAATAATGGGAAAAGAGCTGAACCTTTGCCAATTACAGGGCCAGTTGGTGTGGCGTATATGGTATCGAATTTGGAAGTTGCTTATAGAGATGTTATGAAATCATGGCTTTCTTATGCTAAACCAGGCTTCGACGTGACAGAGATTTCAGCCGAGGGCGCTGTATTCGAAGAAGATGATTTACGTGTTACAGCCTTTAAAGTTAATCACGGTACTGATCCAGCCTATGGCTACAAGATCGATTACAAAGGGCGTTCAACAGTAATATCAGGAGATACCGGCTATTCTGAAAATCTAATTCAATATTCTAAAGGAACTGACCTGCTCATTCATGGGATATTTGATTTTGAACCGACAGATAGCAACGAGATCACGATTAGCAAGGCTACTTTAGAACGCTTGAAAGTGGTACACACTGTCCCGGAAGATGCTGCCAAAGTATTCAATGCTGTCGCCCCGAAGATGGCGGTAGCTTATCACCTATCACCTGCTTTGGATTCGGAACGTCTGAATAAGAAAATAACAGGCATTTACTCAGGAGTTTTTATTATCGGAGAGGATTTGATGACATTTGAGATCGGGGATGGTGTTAGACTTGTTCAGGGCGCACAGTAG